TCACCGTCTCCATAAGTCATATAACTGCCATTCCAGAATGCATTGTTGTAATCTTCGCCAAAGTGAACGACGGACATAATCGCCATCCCTTCTCCATCGATGGAATTACGGTCATGCTCTTCTAAAAAGTAATCGTAAACCTTTTCTGAATTATAGTGAGCATCTACAGCAGGCCTGTCGTAATCATCTTTAAAAGAGGCGCTCGAATTCTTATACAGCTCCGCCTGTCCGCCAAACTGATTCTTAATGTCGTACGTATAAATTCCTTCTAAATCTTCATGTGAATTATCATATAGATAGAACTGAGTTCCTTCTTTTGAGTCGCTGTCATTTTTATGGGTAATATGTAGGCTGCGCTCGTCACCCAATACACCTAACCCAGCGCCTTTTGATGCTTGATAGTCATCAGCATGCATAAGAGCATTATATTTATCTACAACTTCACCTGATTCAGCATCCACGTATACGTACCAGTTGCCTGGTTCTTCTCCCATAAAGTTCACATTAACTTTATACGCGAGATGGTTTTTTTCATTAAATGGATAGATCACCAGTTCTGAAGCTGGAGATTCTACTAACTCCTCTGGTGCTTTTACAGACTGTTTAGCAATGGAAATGCTGTCACTTTTAGAGAGGGAGGCCTCTGTAGAGATTTCTTCTTTCTCTACTGAATTGCTGAAATGTCCGTTAACAGATTGGATACGATTCTCCTGATCATACGTAACGGATACTTCATGTCCTTCAACATGAACGCCGTTTTTCGTCTGCTGCAATTTAACATGCTTCATTCCTAAATCATCAGTTTTTGTTTCTTTAGCTTTCAAACTCTTTTCGGAAACATCAATTTTATATGCTTGTTCATTTTTCTTTAAAAAGGCTATGGCATTTTTTGCATTAGCTTCACTTTGTTTTTCAGCTTGTTTCTCTTTCACAAAGAAAGGTTTGTTTTCGTCAGCTTTGCCATGGTTTGTATTCACCACA
This window of the Halobacillus sp. Marseille-Q1614 genome carries:
- a CDS encoding M4 family metallopeptidase, with protein sequence MKKKHVLPVAVLSSALLMGSIAPLPSEAVSPQTQSSVVNTNHGKADENKPFFVKEKQAEKQSEANAKNAIAFLKKNEQAYKIDVSEKSLKAKETKTDDLGMKHVKLQQTKNGVHVEGHEVSVTYDQENRIQSVNGHFSNSVEKEEISTEASLSKSDSISIAKQSVKAPEELVESPASELVIYPFNEKNHLAYKVNVNFMGEEPGNWYVYVDAESGEVVDKYNALMHADDYQASKGAGLGVLGDERSLHITHKNDSDSKEGTQFYLYDNSHEDLEGIYTYDIKNQFGGQAELYKNSSASFKDDYDRPAVDAHYNSEKVYDYFLEEHDRNSIDGEGMAIMSVVHFGEDYNNAFWNGSYMTYGDGDGKFMNPLSAGLDVAAHEMTHGVTTHTAGLKYRNQSGALNEAFSDIFGALIDEEDWELGEDIMAEEAKASGRTSLRSLSDPSKYPVGAAYVPYGDGNGMYPSHMDEYYNLPMDLDNGGVHINSSIINHAAYITGEQIGKEKLGQIYYRALSEYLLPESDFSHAREVLIQSAVDIYGESSEEAAATEAGLNQVGITE